In the genome of Monodelphis domestica isolate mMonDom1 chromosome 2, mMonDom1.pri, whole genome shotgun sequence, one region contains:
- the TMEM81 gene encoding transmembrane protein 81, protein MKTIDVGIILGTLAFAFYLPVTMTTSHQTLKIPEKLQLAHGRVIVNATPCTVTCGLGYKEEETCEVGPDGVKRECETHQTECQTNWICGMVHFTVPVGKKFELTCLSSDILHYGHEAFRFTWKFAYGIVSTDDELFKPFQRHIHSVIFTPAQELDSGTYRCDVQLLRNLKFVKRIYFALRVIPSNLVNLNFDQSLSEEQKLMDEGMELDQGNQTHFQHVKQTKKAWVVLGVGITVGVLGGMLFSTVLYSLMKISNRKVNTEI, encoded by the coding sequence ATGAAGACGATAGATGTTGGCATCATCCTTGGAACACTGGCATTTGCTTTCTACCTGCCTGTAACGATGACGACATCCCATCAAACGTTAAAAATCCCTGAAAAGCTGCAATTGGCTCATGGGAGAGTGATCGTCAATGCTACACCCTGCACGGTCACCTGTGGCCTGGGCTATAAGGAGGAGGAGACCTGTGAAGTGGGCCCTGATGGAGTAAAGAGGGAGTGTGAGACTCACCAAACTGAATGCCAGACCAATTGGATTTGTGGGATGGTCCACTTCACTGTTCCCGTTGGGAAGAAATTTGAGCTGACCTGTCTCAGTTCAGACATCCTCCATTATGGGCACGAAGCTTTCCGTTTCACCTGGAAGTTTGCCTACGGCATCGTCTCCACCGACGACGAGTTGTTTAAACCTTTTCAGCGCCATATCCATTCTGTGATCTTCACACCTGCCCAAGAGCTTGACTCGGGCACCTACAGGTGTGACGTCCAGCTCCTCAGGAACCTGAAGTTTGTCAAGAGAATCTACTTTGCGCTCAGAGTCATTCCTTCTAACTTGGTGAACCTCAACTTTGATCAGTCCCTGTCTGAGGAACAGAAGTTAATGGATGAGGGGATGGAATTGGATCAAGGGAACCAGACTCATTTCCAGCACGTAAAGCAGACTAAAAAGGCCTGGGTGGTGCTGGGAGTAGGAATTACAGTGGGGGTGCTTGGTGGTATGCTCTTCAGCACAGTTTTGTACTCTTTGATGAAAATTTCCAATAGGAAGGTGAACACAGAGATATAG